From Woronichinia naegeliana WA131, the proteins below share one genomic window:
- a CDS encoding IS630 family transposase (programmed frameshift) has translation MLKTYIVRLSQEERQTLKDLVSIGKGAAYKIKHANILLNIDVNGQGWTDEEAAAAFSCHRNTVANLRERLVNEGVESALSRKPRKTPPRQPIIDGEVEAKLIALRCGEPPAGQARWTLRLLADKAVELEIVPAISHETVRPSVKKNELKPHLRQMYVIPPEKSAEFVSNMEDVLEIYHRPYDPNCPVICMDEQPIQLVKETRLPLPAKPGQPEAHDYEYERNGTANIFMFTEPLSGWRKTVVSERRTSVDWATEIKNLLDNDYADNDKVILVCDQLNTHKLASLYEAFEPSTARRLVERLEIHHTPKHGSWLNIAENELSAMTRQCLARRIPDRETLEQETTAWYTQRNHSQKSVDWQFTTAEARIRLKRLYPQIEN, from the exons ATGCTCAAGACCTATATTGTCCGATTAAGTCAAGAAGAACGTCAGACCCTAAAAGATTTGGTATCCATCGGCAAAGGAGCGGCTTACAAAATTAAGCACGCCAATATTCTGTTAAACATTGATGTGAATGGACAAGGATGGACGGATGAGGAAGCTGCCGCCGCCTTTAGTTGTCACCGTAACACAGTCGCCAATCTCAGGGAGCGATTGGTCAATGAAGGTGTGGAGTCAGCATTAAGCCGCAAGCCCCGCAAAACGCCGCCTCGTCAACCGATTATTGATGGAGAGGTAGAAGCAAAACTAATCGCCTTACGTTGTGGAGAACCGCCTGCTGGTCAAGCCCGTTGGACATTGAGGTTACTAGCCGACAAGGCGGTCGAGTTAGAAATTGTGCCAGCAATTAGTCACGAAACCGTGCGTC CAAGTGTTAAAAAAAACGAACTAAAACCTCATCTGCGACAGATGTACGTGATTCCACCAGAAAAGAGTGCCGAATTTGTGTCTAACATGGAAGATGTTCTAGAAATTTATCACCGACCCTATGACCCCAATTGTCCAGTGATTTGCATGGATGAGCAACCTATACAATTGGTCAAAGAAACCCGCCTTCCTCTACCAGCCAAACCTGGACAGCCAGAGGCGCATGATTACGAATATGAACGCAATGGAACAGCCAATATCTTTATGTTTACAGAACCCTTGTCTGGGTGGCGAAAGACAGTTGTCAGTGAACGTAGAACATCGGTTGACTGGGCAACAGAAATTAAGAATTTACTCGATAACGACTATGCTGATAACGACAAAGTCATTTTAGTATGTGATCAGCTAAATACTCACAAACTTGCCTCACTATATGAAGCATTTGAGCCTTCCACGGCTCGTCGTCTAGTCGAACGGTTGGAAATTCACCATACCCCAAAACATGGCAGTTGGCTTAATATTGCTGAAAACGAGCTGTCCGCAATGACTCGGCAATGCCTAGCTCGTCGAATTCCAGATCGGGAAACTTTAGAGCAAGAAACAACGGCTTGGTACACTCAGCGCAATCATTCCCAAAAGTCGGTAGATTGGCAATTCACGACGGCTGAGGCTCGTATCCGTCTCAAGCGTCTTTATCCACAAATAGAAAATTGA
- a CDS encoding IS1 family transposase codes for MSILKKSSMEILNDVGLCQEKEDALFKKNCPHCYSENVKIHSHYQTKGNGERKMFICQECSSCFAETYGSVIAGLETPLSEIVKVLKARMEGIGLNAAARAFGYAKTTILNWEKKLSGLQETLFLYALVNEFVKLVIEGDELYTKVGKNKEASASEGWTIVLMDRASRFIWHLKCGRKEQKLFLEAMMTVAELFERSAESLQLFTDGEKRYSQLLFDICHEVLRTGKRGRPTKVLPKGMVVRLKNKSSKRRDSEGKLKKVETPKPEHPETTEKPEEKDVHANHVEAFNSAIRRYLSAFRRRTNTYAKSVVGLQRVLDIFWMVHNFVRSHFTTRKVPAVALGIIEKGLTWEDLLQVRLIS; via the coding sequence ATGTCAATATTAAAGAAAAGCTCTATGGAAATCCTGAATGATGTTGGCTTGTGCCAAGAGAAAGAGGATGCCTTATTCAAGAAAAACTGTCCTCATTGCTATAGTGAAAACGTAAAAATACATTCTCATTATCAAACGAAAGGTAACGGGGAACGTAAAATGTTCATTTGTCAAGAATGTAGTTCTTGTTTTGCTGAGACTTATGGTAGCGTAATCGCTGGCTTAGAAACCCCATTAAGTGAAATTGTAAAAGTATTAAAAGCCAGAATGGAAGGAATAGGATTAAATGCAGCAGCTCGAGCATTCGGCTACGCGAAAACAACAATATTGAATTGGGAAAAGAAATTATCAGGATTACAAGAGACATTATTTTTATACGCCTTAGTGAATGAATTTGTTAAATTAGTAATAGAAGGGGATGAACTATACACAAAAGTTGGAAAAAATAAAGAAGCAAGTGCCTCTGAGGGGTGGACAATCGTGCTCATGGACAGGGCTAGCCGCTTTATTTGGCATTTAAAATGTGGTCGAAAAGAGCAGAAATTATTTCTAGAAGCAATGATGACGGTAGCGGAATTATTTGAAAGGAGTGCAGAATCTCTCCAGTTATTTACAGATGGAGAAAAGCGATATAGTCAACTGCTATTTGATATTTGTCACGAAGTATTAAGGACTGGAAAGCGAGGTCGTCCCACCAAAGTATTACCGAAGGGTATGGTGGTAAGACTAAAAAATAAGAGTAGTAAACGTCGAGATTCTGAGGGTAAACTCAAGAAAGTAGAAACTCCGAAACCAGAACATCCTGAGACAACAGAAAAACCAGAAGAAAAGGACGTCCATGCCAACCACGTTGAGGCATTTAATAGTGCTATCCGACGCTATTTATCTGCCTTTCGTCGTCGTACAAATACTTATGCTAAATCTGTTGTGGGATTACAGCGAGTCCTAGATATTTTCTGGATGGTTCATAACTTTGTTCGCAGCCATTTTACTACGAGAAAAGTTCCTGCTGTAGCTCTCGGTATAATTGAAAAAGGGTTAACTTGGGAGGACTTACTCCAAGTTCGCCTGATTTCTTGA
- a CDS encoding reverse transcriptase N-terminal domain-containing protein, whose product MYPKDIPWKKIQRAVFRLQKRIYQASKHGDVKCVHKLQKLLLNSQSAKLLAVRKVTQDNSGKLTAGIDGIKSLKPVERLQLAQNLKIESKAKPVTHIPQVVEEEH is encoded by the coding sequence ATGTACCCGAAAGACATCCCTTGGAAGAAAATTCAAAGGGCAGTCTTCCGCTTGCAAAAGCGCATCTATCAAGCTAGTAAACATGGTGATGTCAAATGCGTTCATAAGCTTCAGAAGCTCTTGTTGAATTCTCAATCAGCAAAACTCTTAGCTGTCAGAAAAGTTACACAGGATAATAGTGGTAAATTAACAGCAGGCATAGATGGAATCAAATCGTTGAAGCCTGTCGAAAGGTTACAATTAGCCCAAAATCTCAAAATAGAATCTAAGGCTAAACCTGTAACCCACATTCCGCAGGTTGTCGAAGAGGAACACTAG
- a CDS encoding IS1 family transposase has protein sequence MSILKKSSMKILNDVGLCQEKEDALFKKNCPHCYSENVKIHSYYQTKGNGERKMFICQERSSCFAETYGSVIAGLETPLSEIVKVLKARIEGIGLNAAARVFGYAKTTILNWEKKLSGLQETLFLYALVNEFVKLVIEGDELYTKVGKNKEASASEGWTIVLMDRASRFIWHLKCGRKEQKLFLEAMMTVAELFERSAESLQLFTDGEKRYSQLLFDICHEVLRTGKRGRPTKVLPKGMVVRLKNKSSKRRDSEGKLKKVETPKPEHPETTEKPEEKDVHANHVEAFNSAIRRYLSAFRRRTNTYAKSVVGLQRVLDIFWMVHNFVRSHFTTRKVPAVALGIIEKGFTWEDLLQIRLIS, from the coding sequence ATGTCAATATTAAAGAAAAGCTCTATGAAAATCCTGAATGATGTTGGCTTGTGCCAAGAGAAAGAGGATGCCTTATTCAAGAAAAACTGTCCTCATTGCTATAGTGAAAACGTAAAAATACATTCTTATTATCAAACGAAAGGTAACGGGGAACGTAAAATGTTCATTTGTCAAGAACGTAGTTCTTGTTTTGCTGAGACTTATGGTAGCGTAATCGCTGGCTTAGAAACCCCATTAAGTGAAATTGTAAAAGTATTAAAAGCCAGAATAGAAGGAATAGGATTAAATGCAGCAGCCCGAGTATTTGGCTACGCGAAAACAACAATATTGAATTGGGAAAAGAAATTATCAGGATTACAAGAGACATTATTTTTATACGCCTTAGTGAATGAATTTGTTAAATTAGTAATAGAAGGGGATGAACTATACACAAAAGTTGGAAAAAATAAAGAAGCAAGTGCCTCTGAGGGATGGACAATCGTGCTCATGGACAGGGCAAGCCGCTTTATTTGGCATTTAAAATGTGGTCGAAAAGAGCAGAAATTATTTCTAGAAGCAATGATGACGGTAGCGGAATTATTTGAAAGGAGTGCAGAATCTCTCCAGTTATTTACAGATGGAGAAAAGCGATATAGTCAACTGCTATTTGATATTTGTCACGAAGTATTAAGGACTGGAAAGCGAGGTCGTCCCACCAAAGTATTACCGAAGGGTATGGTGGTAAGACTAAAAAATAAGAGTAGTAAACGTCGAGATTCTGAGGGTAAACTCAAGAAAGTAGAAACTCCGAAACCAGAACATCCTGAGACAACAGAAAAACCAGAAGAAAAGGACGTCCATGCCAACCACGTTGAGGCATTTAATAGTGCTATCCGACGCTATTTATCTGCCTTTCGTCGTCGTACAAATACTTATGCTAAATCTGTTGTGGGATTACAGCGAGTCCTAGATATTTTCTGGATGGTTCATAACTTTGTTCGCAGCCATTTTACTACGAGAAAAGTTCCTGCTGTAGCTCTCGGTATAATTGAAAAAGGGTTTACTTGGGAGGACTTACTCCAAATTCGCCTGATTTCTTGA
- a CDS encoding ISKra4 family transposase encodes MKTLVGEVEISQKQARKLKVSPKIVLSPGLEKCCLRASAKTSYQQAEEDIEELMGIKVGHSSLHRLVERTELPLAQAQSESAGVSIDGGKICLRGEEKEGGQWRDYKLVSLHGNVCEAFFQDPEGLKNWSNVQPLSPIVTFLGDGHPAIWNAVESFATQSWLIRREVLDWYHLKENLFKVGGSLKRLEAVEHLLWRGFVNKAIDAFDGVKSKRAKNFQAYLTKHYQRIPDYQYYQQLGIVIGSGDVESKIKQVGARVKLLGARWHLHGTGIV; translated from the coding sequence ATCAAAACCCTAGTCGGAGAAGTGGAAATAAGCCAAAAACAAGCCAGAAAACTAAAGGTGTCGCCAAAAATCGTCTTAAGTCCAGGTTTAGAGAAATGCTGTCTAAGAGCCAGTGCGAAAACATCCTACCAACAAGCAGAAGAAGATATAGAGGAGTTGATGGGGATAAAAGTAGGACATAGCAGTTTACATCGCTTGGTAGAACGGACAGAACTGCCCTTAGCTCAAGCTCAGTCAGAGAGTGCGGGGGTCAGTATAGATGGGGGAAAGATTTGTCTGCGGGGCGAGGAGAAGGAAGGGGGACAGTGGCGAGATTATAAACTGGTGAGTCTTCATGGCAATGTCTGTGAAGCCTTTTTCCAAGACCCAGAGGGCTTAAAGAATTGGAGCAATGTTCAACCTTTGTCTCCAATAGTGACCTTTTTGGGAGATGGTCATCCCGCAATCTGGAATGCGGTAGAGAGTTTCGCCACTCAATCGTGGCTGATACGACGAGAGGTGTTGGATTGGTATCATCTCAAGGAGAATCTGTTCAAAGTGGGTGGCTCTCTCAAACGGCTAGAAGCAGTGGAGCATTTACTGTGGCGGGGTTTTGTGAACAAGGCAATAGATGCGTTTGATGGAGTCAAAAGCAAGAGGGCAAAGAATTTTCAAGCCTATTTGACGAAGCATTATCAGCGTATCCCTGATTACCAATACTATCAACAGCTTGGTATTGTGATTGGTTCTGGTGATGTGGAGTCTAAGATTAAACAGGTGGGAGCTAGGGTTAAATTGTTGGGAGCACGTTGGCATCTTCATGGCACTGGTATCGTCTAG
- a CDS encoding IS1634 family transposase, with translation MSEFFKGKALEHLLGEGIKAEDLNDDKLGRSLDKVFGVGVKNRFTKIVLKAAAIFGIEQKSKHLDSTSMSVQGKYKERIEDEEDEQTKAIKIKFGYSRDKRPDLKQFMLNMICSGDGGVPLFMQLGDGNESDKKVFPQIIKDCQERLNMEGLSVIDGAFYTAENVGMARSIQWLSRVPLKEATETLANISEDQWQQGEQDGYRWQVRASEYGGEQQRWLVVESAQRLQSDNKAISQKIEKADKVVKKEWQKLCGQNFACEADALTEAQLWPKTLTYHQLSQVEVQTIPYYAKGGRPKQGATPLGFHYRLTGQLSLDSSCLEAASKRAGRFILATNVLDSQVLSPDQMLAEYKAQQNTERGFRFLKDSFFFASALFLKNPQRIMASAILNLRCNKGFRF, from the coding sequence TTGAGTGAATTTTTTAAAGGAAAAGCATTAGAACATCTATTAGGAGAAGGAATAAAAGCAGAAGATTTAAATGATGACAAGCTAGGAAGGTCATTGGATAAGGTATTTGGAGTGGGGGTAAAAAACCGGTTCACGAAAATAGTCCTAAAAGCGGCAGCAATCTTTGGAATAGAACAAAAGTCAAAGCATTTAGACTCAACCTCAATGTCTGTACAAGGGAAGTATAAGGAAAGGATAGAAGATGAGGAAGACGAGCAGACAAAAGCCATAAAAATAAAATTTGGTTATTCCAGAGATAAACGACCAGACCTAAAACAGTTTATGTTAAATATGATATGTAGTGGAGATGGTGGTGTCCCTCTCTTTATGCAATTAGGAGATGGCAATGAATCGGATAAAAAGGTGTTTCCCCAGATAATCAAAGACTGTCAAGAAAGGTTGAATATGGAAGGTTTATCGGTGATTGATGGAGCTTTTTATACGGCGGAAAATGTGGGCATGGCGAGGTCAATTCAATGGTTAAGTCGTGTCCCTCTGAAAGAAGCCACTGAGACTTTGGCAAATATATCAGAAGACCAATGGCAGCAGGGTGAACAGGACGGTTATCGTTGGCAAGTGAGGGCTTCGGAATATGGGGGTGAACAGCAACGATGGCTTGTGGTCGAAAGTGCTCAACGTCTCCAGTCCGATAATAAAGCTATAAGTCAAAAAATTGAGAAAGCCGATAAAGTTGTCAAAAAAGAATGGCAGAAACTTTGTGGACAGAATTTTGCTTGTGAGGCCGATGCTCTTACTGAGGCTCAACTCTGGCCAAAAACCTTGACTTATCATCAACTCAGTCAAGTTGAGGTTCAGACTATTCCTTACTATGCCAAGGGAGGAAGACCGAAACAAGGGGCTACCCCTCTCGGTTTTCATTACCGCTTAACTGGGCAATTAAGCCTTGATTCCTCTTGCTTGGAAGCCGCATCTAAACGGGCTGGACGTTTTATTTTAGCTACTAATGTTCTTGATTCTCAGGTTTTGAGTCCCGACCAGATGTTGGCTGAATATAAGGCTCAACAAAACACCGAGCGCGGCTTTCGCTTTCTCAAAGACTCTTTCTTTTTTGCCTCTGCTCTTTTTCTCAAGAATCCTCAACGCATTATGGCTTCAGCAATTCTAAATTTGCGCTGTAACAAGGGTTTCAGGTTTTAG
- a CDS encoding glycosyltransferase translates to MSLDLPAECGLHHQNFVFVLAGSGDPNYELEIERLLKVNNLDDRTYKLGFVSGEKKTLCLQGADLYALTSHSENFGISVLESLASRTPPLVTTGVALSDLVKEQNFGWVVDLEIEEITASIQEFLDNPAMAKEKGDRAAHYVAENYAWEKIALNLKSIYENILRR, encoded by the coding sequence TTGTCTCTTGACTTACCTGCGGAATGTGGGTTACATCATCAAAATTTTGTATTTGTCTTAGCAGGTAGTGGCGATCCCAACTATGAATTGGAGATAGAGAGGTTATTAAAAGTAAATAATTTAGATGATCGCACCTATAAATTAGGTTTTGTCTCTGGTGAAAAGAAAACTCTCTGTTTACAAGGAGCCGATCTATATGCACTTACCTCTCATTCTGAAAATTTTGGCATTTCTGTATTAGAGTCTTTAGCATCAAGAACCCCCCCACTAGTCACAACAGGTGTGGCTCTATCAGATTTGGTCAAAGAGCAAAATTTCGGCTGGGTTGTGGATTTAGAAATTGAGGAGATCACCGCATCAATCCAAGAATTTTTAGACAATCCTGCTATGGCTAAAGAAAAAGGTGATCGCGCAGCTCACTATGTTGCTGAAAACTATGCTTGGGAGAAGATAGCACTTAATTTAAAATCAATATACGAGAATATTTTACGTCGTTAG
- a CDS encoding IS1 family transposase: MSTLNKSSIDLLSDIGLPQEKEEALFQKNCPHCYSEKVKIHSHYQTKGNGERKMFICQECGSCFAETYGSVIAGLETPLSEIVKVLKARMEGIGLNAAARVFGYAKTTILNWEKKLSGLQETLFLYALVNEFVKLVIEGDELYTKVGKNKEASASEGWTIVLMERASRFIWHLKCGKKEQKLFLEAMMTVAELFERSAESLQLFTDGEKRYSQLLFNICHEVLRTGKRGRPTKVLPKGMVVRLKNKSSKRRDSEGKLEKVETPKTEHPETTEKPEDKDVHANHVEAFNSSLRRYLAAFRRRTNTYAKSVVGLQRVLDIFWMVHNFVRSHFTTKKVPAVALGIIQKGLTWEDLLQIRLIC, encoded by the coding sequence ATGTCAACATTGAATAAAAGCTCAATTGACCTCCTAAGTGATATTGGCTTACCTCAAGAGAAAGAGGAAGCCTTATTTCAGAAAAACTGCCCTCATTGCTATAGTGAAAAAGTAAAAATACATTCTCATTACCAAACGAAAGGTAACGGGGAACGTAAAATGTTCATCTGTCAAGAATGTGGTTCTTGTTTTGCTGAGACTTATGGTAGCGTAATCGCTGGCTTAGAAACCCCATTAAGTGAAATTGTAAAAGTATTAAAAGCCAGAATGGAAGGAATAGGATTAAATGCAGCAGCCCGAGTATTCGGCTACGCAAAAACAACAATATTGAATTGGGAAAAGAAATTATCAGGATTACAAGAGACATTATTTTTATACGCCTTAGTGAATGAATTTGTTAAATTAGTAATAGAAGGGGATGAACTATACACAAAAGTTGGAAAAAATAAAGAAGCAAGTGCCTCTGAGGGGTGGACAATCGTGCTCATGGAAAGGGCTAGCCGCTTTATTTGGCATTTAAAATGTGGTAAAAAAGAGCAGAAATTATTTCTAGAAGCAATGATGACGGTAGCGGAATTATTTGAAAGGAGTGCAGAATCTCTCCAGTTATTTACAGATGGAGAAAAGCGATATAGTCAACTGCTATTTAATATTTGTCACGAAGTATTAAGGACTGGGAAGCGAGGTCGTCCCACCAAAGTATTACCGAAGGGTATGGTGGTAAGATTAAAAAATAAGAGTAGTAAACGTCGAGATTCTGAGGGTAAACTAGAGAAAGTAGAAACTCCGAAAACTGAACATCCTGAGACAACAGAAAAACCAGAAGACAAGGATGTTCATGCCAACCACGTTGAGGCATTTAATAGTTCTCTACGACGCTATTTAGCCGCCTTTCGTCGTCGAACAAATACTTATGCTAAATCTGTTGTGGGATTACAGCGAGTGCTAGATATTTTCTGGATGGTTCATAACTTTGTTCGCAGCCATTTTACGACGAAAAAAGTTCCTGCGGTAGCTCTCGGTATAATTCAAAAAGGGTTAACTTGGGAGGACTTACTCCAAATTCGCCTGATTTGTTGA
- a CDS encoding helix-turn-helix transcriptional regulator: protein MSDFLFSTYTPRELPTVQLPALPENLQHWFNHQISQLSCNVDESSPCLSLNIEKGEKKLVINLVSDPIREQYLLLLNEKEIQPLSITLLELLGVTRREAEVLFWISKDKSNVNIAKLLVCSEGTVRKHLENIYKKLGVQTRIGAVMLALERLGLLKG, encoded by the coding sequence ATGTCCGATTTTCTTTTCTCCACTTACACGCCTCGAGAACTTCCCACTGTCCAGTTACCCGCATTACCAGAAAATTTGCAGCATTGGTTCAATCATCAGATTTCACAACTTTCTTGCAACGTTGACGAATCTTCTCCCTGTTTAAGTTTAAACATTGAAAAAGGAGAAAAAAAGTTAGTCATCAACCTTGTATCCGATCCCATACGGGAACAGTATCTTTTGCTGTTGAACGAAAAAGAAATACAGCCTTTATCAATTACTCTTCTAGAGTTGCTAGGAGTGACTAGGCGTGAGGCAGAAGTTCTTTTTTGGATTTCTAAGGATAAAAGTAATGTCAATATCGCAAAATTATTGGTTTGCAGCGAGGGAACGGTACGAAAACATCTGGAGAATATTTATAAAAAACTGGGTGTTCAAACTCGCATTGGTGCTGTGATGCTTGCACTGGAAAGATTAGGATTACTCAAGGGGTAG
- a CDS encoding IS1 family transposase, with translation MSILKKSSMKILNDVGLCQEKEDALFKKNCPHCYSENVKIHSYYQTKGNGERKMFICQECSSCFAETYGSVIAGLETPLSEIVKVLKARIEGIGLNAAARVFGYAKTTILNWEKKLSGLQETLFLYALVNEFVKLVIEGDELYTKVGKNKEASASEGWTIVLMDRASRFIWHLKCGRKEQKLFLEAMMTVAELFERSAESLQLFTDGEKRYSQLLFNICHEVLRTGKRGRPTKVLPKGFVVRLKNKSSKRRDSEGKLKKVETPKPEHPETTEKPEEKDVHANHVEAFNSAIRRYLAAFRRRTNTYAKSVVGLQRVLDIFWMVHNFVRSHFTTREVPAVALGIIEKGLTWEDLLQIRLIS, from the coding sequence ATGTCAATATTAAAGAAAAGCTCTATGAAAATCCTGAATGATGTTGGCTTGTGCCAAGAGAAAGAGGATGCCTTATTCAAGAAAAACTGTCCTCATTGCTATAGTGAAAACGTAAAAATACATTCTTATTATCAAACGAAAGGTAACGGGGAACGTAAAATGTTCATTTGTCAAGAATGTAGTTCTTGTTTTGCTGAGACTTATGGTAGCGTAATCGCTGGCTTAGAAACCCCATTAAGTGAAATTGTAAAAGTATTAAAAGCCAGAATAGAAGGAATAGGATTAAATGCAGCAGCCCGAGTATTTGGCTACGCGAAAACAACAATATTGAATTGGGAAAAGAAATTATCAGGATTACAAGAGACATTATTTTTATACGCCTTAGTGAATGAATTTGTTAAATTAGTAATAGAAGGGGATGAACTATACACAAAAGTTGGAAAAAATAAAGAAGCAAGTGCCTCTGAGGGATGGACAATCGTGCTCATGGACAGGGCAAGCCGCTTTATTTGGCATTTAAAATGTGGTCGAAAAGAGCAGAAATTATTTCTAGAAGCAATGATGACGGTAGCGGAATTATTTGAAAGGAGTGCAGAATCTCTCCAGTTATTTACAGATGGAGAAAAGCGATATAGTCAACTGCTATTTAATATTTGTCACGAAGTATTAAGGACTGGAAAGCGAGGTCGTCCCACCAAAGTATTACCGAAGGGTTTTGTAGTAAGACTAAAAAATAAGAGTAGTAAACGTCGAGATTCTGAGGGTAAACTAAAGAAAGTAGAAACTCCGAAACCAGAACATCCAGAGACAACAGAAAAACCAGAAGAAAAGGACGTCCATGCCAACCACGTTGAGGCATTTAATAGTGCTATCCGACGCTATTTAGCCGCCTTTCGTCGTCGTACAAATACTTATGCTAAATCTGTTGTGGGATTACAGCGAGTCCTAGATATTTTCTGGATGGTTCATAACTTTGTTCGCAGCCATTTTACTACTAGAGAAGTTCCTGCTGTAGCTCTCGGTATAATTGAAAAAGGGTTAACTTGGGAGGACTTACTCCAAATTCGCCTGATTTCTTGA